The DNA sequence gtacggatcctagacacccagatcaggaagctgagaaacaaggaaatcccgatggtgaaagtcctgtggaaccaccacaatatggaagaatgcacttgggagacacgggagtccatgctccggcaatatcctcatctcttttaaggttagtctctatgtgtttcatgtgtgtgttatgttgtttgctatgcatgtgctggttgaggaacatttggggacgaatgttcttaagggggggagaatgtaatacccggctagactccgataccggaattcctaccgtccggtgggatctcggatgtcggagacctctagaagggtaaaatcatgtttttgtaaaatgttttcatgtttttaatggttttaagtatgaaattaaatgagtgtttgcatgaaaagtccttggaggaaaacccaggttcggccgccgaaagtcaagttcggccgccgaacatgcatgcgttttggaggcacgttaggcccccgaaagcatgagtgagggaagtccaggttcggccgccgaaactcaagttcggccgccgaacatggcatgcatgcggaagcactttcggcccccgaacgtggcctggccagccacctataaaagggtcacttggccgaaatgggcgagttttctcccattttcggccacagctagctttcgacctccctcttccaaatctagtgttcttccttcaaatccccaccatttttcttgagttttaagcttgcattgaaggttttgaacttttgaaacaagttttggagctttgggaactcaggagctcattttcgtggatctccaagtttaggtcgtctccctctcgatcttcaagaggtaagagccgatcttaagctccttatgtgttttaagtaagattttatgagttctttgggtagaaatgcatgttaggatatatgttgagttatgggttaatattgatgttttgaacaatgtgtgttgatgtgtgtgtttgaagtgttgtagttggggtatatgattgtttgagacccctaggaacttgtatgcatgtcctagttgagctttatgcatgatttgaggttttgggaggcaagaggctcatgtgagccaagtttctgcccttttgggagaaaccaggttcggcagccgaaggaactttcggccgccgaacccccttgtggaggcagcattcggctgccgaagcttgccctcgaaagaagactttcggatctgtctgggagattcggccgccgaaggtgccgccgaacctgcctgactttcagctctggagggactttcggccgccgaacctgccgccgaaagtgccctgttcagccatttcatgcatgtatttctatgattatttcatgatgttctagggggtttttggggaatagtttagagttatgttctagcatgtttggtccctcatttgagtccacctgtgtaggttcggacccgaggaaccgaggaccccagcagtgagtccagctgcttcggtgttgtcagattctgccagaggtgagtggaactaaacttaatcttttaaattaaatgttttatcatgtttcatgcatcatgattatacaatacggtgattgcattagtttcacgaatatgccgcattgcatcatgtgttgttgatgtgggtgaatgttggatgacccaattagtccatgacaggaagaccaggaccccattctacggcctggcacggaaatgaaagaccaggaccccattctacggcctggcacgattgtggactcgaagaccaggagcccagaggaggccctgaaataatggtaagtaatgtatgtatgacaggaagaccaggaccccatgctacggcctggcactatgttagcttggactaattggtgacaagttcacccaacccttatgtgaattgtctgtgttatgatgcatttcattaaagcatagtgttaatatgttttatagttcagctcactgggcttttagctcacccctctccctttacccccaggcttgcaggtacagtatagtgcgggagtccggatagagtaaagaagtcatgcttatgtaatagctagcaatggacatgatcaaattgtaatgtaaaagtacagtatagttatgtaatgaggtttatggatgattagtgtgtgcttgaccatagaatgttgtatccctttttatacatgatcttggttattttatgtcatttatgtaaaccaactcaacagatgtatgtcacccattgggggcacataTGAGATctcacagagggatcaaagttgtgtttatgtttatgcataggttgagtttggttgatgtttatggaaagaaaagtttttaatttttatgtatgttgttgatcatgtatgggattatacaggtttacaagttatatgtcaggcttgctacgggtcccggtggccttaagccgatctggatcctagcgccggtagcgatccgattttcgggtcgttacataatgcGTCATATTCATGAATCTAATGCAGAGCAACCTATTCAAgtatacatggtattcatgatacatgaatatgcttaaaaaatttgattcgaTAAAAATAagtgtttaatttaattttactcaCCTCTTGTAGACACAAATCTCACTCTATAGCAGTTACCTtactgctggcctctacggtcttcCAAGTCTAATCCTGCATAAACGAACttaaatgagggatcaaacataatttttataactcTTGAAACTACTCTAAGAAACCCCTAAAAGCATACTAGAAGACACATAAAAAATAGACTAAAAATAGTTGTATATGGGACTTTTGGCAGTAGGTTCGGTAGCCTAACTTTTGGGTCTGTATGCAGGTTAGGTTGCCAAAAATGGCAACCTTCACATATAGTTTTAGGGTCAAACCTGGGTTCagaggccgaacttgagttcctCTGCAATGCAGAACTCGATTTTGCCACTTCTCCACATCCTCCAAATCACAACTAAAACCATATGCAACAATCGAAAACCATGTTTCAAAAAAATCTAACTTACCTCTTAATGGAGCAACAATAATAAAAGATCTGAATGGAGGAGGGAGAGAAAGATTTGTGAAAGAGATCCGCTACTTGCTAAAACTTGAACCTCTAAATGAGGCTTTAAAACAAAAACCAATTCCTCAACAGGGAGaaggattttgataaaaaaaatcatgttgAAATTCAGAAAAagagttaaatttaatttttgaattgagAATGGAGAGAAAATAGTCCCATTCTCGAGTTGAGAGTAGCTTTTATAAGTGGTTATTTAAGATTACATTCTACAGGTTCAACGATCAaacttaatagatttttttttattcaaatttcatttaaaaaaattaaaattaattttataaaaatctattaTACTTTTCTAAAATTTCAGATTTCGAATTTTAACAAagagtttattaaaaatttaaaattttgataccaAAATTAATTGGGCATTACAACCATGAGTATAAGGTCGGTAAAATGCAACATGCATTcataagaatattaaaaaaaccaaaaaaagaaaaattgaagcaAGAGAAAGCGGTCCCAAGAAAAtagtctaaaaaatatttagccAACCATCTAACTAATAAAACACAAAATTATTTACAGTTTAATTCGATAATAAAGAGAGAAATCCTTAACCAAAATAGGTGAGAGAAAGTTTCTCCTTTCCACTAGCGTAGGAGAAGCCAATGAAATAACAGACAAAAAAGAATTTtgaaaactctttaaaaaaGTGCATTACAAGGAAAATTTTTACACAAGAAAgtaattgattaataataattgaCATGATATTAGacattttctctccattttgaaTGTATGATtctacaaaattttaatttaattatttttttaacttaaaaatttttcatttaaaaaaaattaaaatttatataattttataaaaattcatttgaattttatttttaaaaaataatagaagagtACATAAAAATTACTATGCAATAAATGAAACATGCACtaaatatatgaattatttttattatttacaccTCGCACTAATTGTCTGacattttcatgatttatgtaCTCTACTATTAGAGGACATTGCCTATTTTTGCAAGGTACTTCAAACGGATACAACTTTTATAAGGTAATTATGAATCCtaactattaaaaaaaaaaaataaaacctttCTTTTTCGGGCGAGTCGTTttcgatttaaattgaaaaaatcgattcaactgaattaattttaaatatttcagttattttaattcggttcgattttaataagaaaaaaattaaaaaaattaaatcaaacagattaatgataatagtatattattttcaataatacataGAGAtgagatcatattaaaattaaaatattttaattaaattttaaaatattaaaaataaaaaataaaaaataaaaaaattattaaaaatttaaattcatccaACCtaaccaaataaaataaaatcaaaccaattcgatttaatttaatttttaatcaaaatcaaaccgactaaagttccactcttacaataTCAAAGAAATAGCTTCATTCAAATATCAGTGTATCAGAGATCTCATATCATTGTTCAGTTTACATAATTTAtttacagaaaataatttatatattttataaaaaaatttaaaaattactttaatttaaaaaataaataatattaataaatttatatgtaattgtattaataaaattatcaaagtcTAAAGAATAcctatttctttttaaaaataagttgttttttttaatattataatattttctttaattaaaaatatttttctattgatattttttaaaacgttttaaatgttaaaaaataaaaaaaatatttttcataaaataaaagaaaacttaTGGGCAAAGAACCTTTTTGACATTCTTATTGTTCAACAGTGTTCATGTGCTCAGACTTCAAACTTTCCAGTCATATCATAATATTAcggtatataatttataatttagtagaatttaaattttatttattttataaaaatattattcatgataattattttcacattttttaatattgaggcaattagaaaaaaatttattaaaaaaaatttactaataaaaaattaaaataaattattttcaagtaaaaatagattttaaaaatattattaacatttTTACATATAAGTTAATTAAtagctaaaaatatttttaaatataatttgtgAAGAAAAGATACATTacctaattattatttaattatttattttaattatttcttcaTGACAAACAcactttaaattatatttaggcataacagaaataaattaaaaatagagttGCATTGGTTAATGGAagtcaaaaaaaaaagaaaaaaaagaaaatggaagtCAGAGATgggaaataaatttttatttattattataattagctTAACAATTAATGAAAGGAAAATCCCATTGGTAGCAATAGAGAAATTGTCATAATCACATTACTTCACGCACCatcattaatttataaataatataatacagTTCGATtagttcatttaaaattaaattaaataaattaaaaattataatttcagtatttataaaaattaaattaaatatttaattttaaataaaaattaaactaaattaatttgattcgattgaatttaattgattaaattttttaataattttttttattttttaaatttatttttaatattttaaaatttaattaaaatattttaatttaattttttatattataaaaaataatatattattattattaatgatttaattttttaattaaaatcgaaccgaattaaaataattaaaattttaaaaataaaaattaaattaaatcaaaataaataaaaaattaaattaaaattttaaattaatttatttggattaatttttttaacttaaactAAAAAGTGCTGccctatttatttatataatgtctttttcttaaatatttttgaCGTCATAAATTGCTGAATTGCTTTTCCATCCTTTGCCACTTCCAGGGACAGAGACAACCACCAATAACTCAGTCAAACTAATAATAGTCATGCCattttaggatttttttttttttgcccatttttttataatatctgTTCCctttaactcataattaaaatccTTTTAGATGAcattaaaattttgtaatattttttttccctttttttttgctTGTAACATCATCCTTAATAAAAGAAAAGGTTGTAGGAAAAGTGGATAAcaatatgtaaaattttaaattatactttatcaattttaattaaaaaatgtaaTTCTAATGGTTCTTTTAAGTTTTCAAACtacttatgaaaaaaaaaaaaaaaacccacttGCTGTATAAAAGGAATATGGATATAAGAAGTTAGGCCAAAGACAtactttattagaaaaaaaaaaaagttctcaTGCTTTGAATTTTAAAAGCATTATGGACCACATTTAAACTAATAATCTTATAATGGCCGAAATAAAATTGTATCATGATTGGTTAATctgtaagaaagagaatgtgagatgATTAGCGTTTACAGCATCTATTCTGACGTTCAATTTAGTAAACTGAAGAGAAATATGAGTAATGTAATATTTTGAATTCAAAAGTAGTTGTGCAAGAATGTGTACTTTAGTCTATGTGATTATTagattttatactgtaaaaaaatagagttaattATCGCAACTCTTGAAAATCTAATGAGATTATCGACTAATTGATAGAAAATTCTATAATCACAGGTGATCTgttgaattaataataattttatgtgaaaactcAGTCTATTTGGGAGAGGGTGAATCTTGATGAAAAGTTGGGCGTCACAGTGTCAGCGTCTTTTTTTTTACAGGTTGGGCCGCATATTAACTTATTAAACTTTTGCCATGTGTctctatcttataataatagcaCGTGACTCACTTTGAACATTGTAGtattacattatttattaaaaaaatacaaactaTAAATACGTggatatatacatataaaactCAATTGTTATCTAATTTTACCAATTACAATCaataactttttatatataaagaattttttttctttaaatgcaAATTGTTTTAAGAATGTTATAAAAGATTATGCTACCtgttaatttgaatttataagattattttatttattttaaataggtTAGATGCCTCAtgaatgtttttaaaatttagaatattataaaaaaattttaataaaatttaggaatataaatatattttttatttaaaaagttatgAAATTATTATTGTGAATTTGGATGTTGGAAATAATAAGGCAACtcaaacatcttaaaaactatatttaaaaaaaaaaaaaaaaactgttagGCGATAAATAAAAGATCGGACAACCATTTCAAAAGTCGGACGATTACCTAAAGACAGATGATCAAGTCAACAAATTAGATTAGATGAACACTCCAATAGATCATATCGAACTATCACTCCAAAATGATTACTCTAAAATGATCAAGTCGGAAATCAGATTAGATGACCATTCTAATATACTAAATTGGATGATCACTTCAATAGATCATGTCGGACTACTATTTAAAGATGACCAAGTCGGACAATTAGGTTAGTGACTATTTCAAAAATGCAGGTCGAACTACCATTTTAAGATGATCAGGTTGGataactattttaaaataattggaTTAGAATCAGTTTGATATTCTAGAATTTTCTCTCTTATTCTCCCTCTTAACTTGCatgtattttctttcaaaatattCAATAGATTTATATATAAGCGTAttctattcaaataaaataattaaatttattttaccttAATTTCTCTATTTCAGTCCATTTGtaacaaaaacaacacaatCCATTTTAAATAAACAGCTAGGAGATTAGGGTAGGTTAAGTAATGTATTTGACTTTTTCTCAAtaacaaataaagaaaaataattaacaaaGATGGAGTAAAATCTGGGGAGGTGAGTACCATtggacccaaaaaaaaaaaaaaaaaattaaacaaagcCAAATTTGATGAGATCATCAACAAAGaaacaataaataatacaattatccatctatctatatataaaaacaatataaaaaataaattaattttgaggaGATGGATAACCTTATTATATCAATGCCATATCTTTCTCCCTGTGAAGAGGCAAAACTTTTCCTTGATTAAAGAGAGCATATAAATTttgtataattaatatttttttaatatttattattatactttGAATATTAATTTGGATAACtattaagcaaaaaggaagggGAGGAGGAGAATTAATTAAGGGGAAATGAACTGTACAAAGGATTTTAATACAGGAATCCCAATCAGTGGGCTTGAAATAGAGAATATAAAAAGGAGGAAGTCCTTTTCGAatgagaaataaattaataaaaattacaatttaatccctatatttttaataaaattaattatttgaccTTAtcactattatattttaaaatttagacaaTTATATTTTAACAACAATTgtaaaactattattttaatactattaaaacTACAATTTAAGAGTAATTTAAAGTTGttgtaaataatatttaattttttatataataatataatataataaaaaatttattttatatttaataaaattataattttaaaattatgagaattaaataattataattttaaaattgcagGAACTAGATAGTTGTTTTATGCattaaatagattaattaaatacAGTGTTGTGTTATTTTACATATTCACACGGTATtgacaattaatttaaataaatggtTACCTATTTGAAAGGATGTGgactaaattaataatatgcTTCTGAAAATGAAAGtactaaatataattttactaaattatatgtactaaataacaaattttccataaattaattaagttttaggATTATGTTCACATTAGCTTGCACGTCCTCcataaacaaataacaaaagctAATCTGTCAACATGGCGGCCAATTTTTTAAAGGACCACCCTTCTCTTTCTTCACCTTCTCTCCCAATTCTTCTCCTTCTCACATCACCAACCTAaccttctctctttctgtatcactccccttctccttctcctcctcctcctccaattATTCCCTTGAATAATCATCTCGCCGGCAAAGAGTGGTCGAGACTCGAGACTCAAGACTCAAGATTCAAGACTCGGGATTCATCCCACCATAAGATTAATTATCAGCTTTGGCTCTTGGAGGCCCCATAGTCCAACTTAATGAACGGAAAATTCAACACCAACCTACTAATCACTCAGAAAGAAGAGAACGACAATATAGAAAGTGGTCCTGACTCTCCTCCTTCCAGCTTGCTTAACGACACGAAGATGACTTCTACTTCCTCCCCAAAAAGAAGGTATGATTAAATCCCATTAAATATCTTGTGGCTGCAAGTTAAAGATCATAGACTATAGAGTAAATTCAGAATTATATCTTTTTGATAGGCTTTCTTTGTAAAATTTGTACCTTGGATTTATCAGCAAACGGGAGATACAAAAGAGAGTAATCTCGGTGCCAATCAAGGACGTAGAAGGGTCAAGGCTCAAAGCCGAGACTGCTCCGCCGCCGTCCGATTCTTGGGCTTGGAGAAAGTACGGCCAGAAACCCATCAAGGGGTCACCTTACCCTAGgtatataaatacatataacCCACATCACGCCTTCTCCTTCAAATGCTTTCCATCTCTATAGTTCAATATAAAGATTGTATCAAGAACGTATCTTAATTATAACACAGAATGTGTTCGAGAGTAAATAGGAGCAAGTTTACTGTCTGAAACATGGGTAGACCAAAGACAGAAATTGATAGATATGACTGTTTTGTcagaaaattttgtttttttttgcaGAGGATACTACAGGTGTAGCAGTTCAAAGGGTTGCCCAGCCAGAAAACAGGTAGAGAGGAGCCGTGTGGACCCATCTTTGCTAGTGGTCACCTACTCTTGTGAACACAACCACCCTTGGCCACCTCCTTCAAAGACCCACCACCACAGTAATAGCTCCTCCACCAAACTCAACTTACCCAAGCCTGAAATCTCCACTTCCAGTACCAAACCAGAAAACCCAGAACCCGAACCTGAACCAGAGGAGAAGTTCACTGATCTTGGTGATGACTCACTTATTAGTACAGATGAGTTTAGCTGGTTTGTAGAAATGGAAACCACCTCTTCCACCATCCTCGAGAGTCCCATTTTTGCGGATGAAAGAAGCACGGCGGAAGCCGAGGCATCGATGTTTTTCCCTATGGGAGAAGAGGATGAATCCTTGTTCGCCGATCTGGAGGAACTACCGGAATGCACGGCGGTGTTCAGGCACCACCGTGGAGTAGGCCCACAAGTCCAGATCTGCTGACACGTTACATTGTCATCACACGGATTATAAAATTCAAAGGTGGGCGTATCCTGCACCACAAGATAACAaacagaaatatatatatatatatatatatatatatatatatattttttttttttttttttttttctttcttcttcttctaatttactactctgtttttcctttttcttttttgttaatttttattattgtttttagtTCCCATTTCCCCTTGATTTCAGCGTAGTAAGTGAATAAAGCTCCAATTCTGAAGTCTCTAGCGGTAGCGATCCCATTGTAATTATGAAGCATTTGCCGTCTCAGAGTGGATATTTCAATTCAATGttttaaaaaactcattttttttttccgaagaaaaaaaaaatcacatttatgaTTTTTAGTCGACAGCAAGTTAGCTAAGAAACTCATTTTCTGTTCTACTCTTCATCCACTTTGGCGATATTTTagcaattttttttctaaaatttatctttatatctattaattaatataatatcttTTTGTGATCCTTCAAACttattatttcctttttatCTCCTTTAATTATCTCATTTTTCTATTGAGtttaaagtaattaattaagATAGCTAAAAAGCGACCTAATCAAATTAAACAAGTTATTTTATTACGGGTTAgatgatttaattaattcaaattaatttgttcattaattacttaaaaacatttggacaataaataaaagagttattGAAGAAATAAATCCAAATCGTTTATAAtaattcacatttatattttatattttaaattataaaattaaacctttttaatttatcacaattataactaaaaaattaaattgaatttatataaattaaggtaaattataatacaattcctaaaattttacttaaaataaaataattttaaaatacatatttttattataataatgtcattttttattaatctcgTTATTTACTCAATATTcacatttttatataatattataaatattaataaaaatttaaaataagaaaaaaatttataatttaaaatatatagtattttattttatttaaaatattattagaagAACAGTAaagtttttcaaatataaaaaatattataatattgaatataaatattaatgaaatactttaatatatatatttatatgtgatattttatacAATAGACATTTAtttgtaatatttatttaatataatatatttaatattatataaaataaatataaaatatatttaattttaatataaaaattaaattaaaaaattatatattttattaataatataaaattttaaaaattatattataatttatcattaatctttttggattcaatttaattctattagttataattagcacaaattgaaaagatTTACTGTaacttcaaaatttaaaattttagatataacttaaaattttatacaaaatttaaaattttagatataaatataaattatcatcaacatttaaatgaatattatttcatagaattaatttttctaatggGTCTAAATATGGACATATAAATATTCATTTTCTACATTTCATTAAATGAAGAACTATAATTCTAAAGAAAAATGTCTCCCTTATTTATCAGCAATTATTctgagttttatatttttatctttttcttttttggactGACTATAGAAGTACTAGTTTGCTGTTCAAACTTTTCTACAGAACTCTATATTGATCCTTGCCTTTATTTTTGTACTTGACTTTGTCCTGATAACTGGGTACTCATCTTTCTCTTAGTAGATACCCGAGAGACCGAGTATTGCTCATGTGTCTGGATTTGTCCTCTCTTCTACTGGATTAATgtagaaaatcaaataaattttaatacattCTTTAAAGAGGacacaaatttttttttcctttactgCATGTTTTAAATTGGAGTTTTGAAtataaagtattttaaaatttaaaaataacattaaaaataatattttattttttaacgagTCTGGTTtaatatgaatttaaattagtcgaactaataaattttaaatatcaaatgatactaaatataatatattataaaaaattatccaaaaataTTCACCGGAGGAGAGTGCATATAATATAAGATGAAAATCCCAACTTTTTGTCACCAATATTGCACACATGCACAGTTCATTGACATGTAGGGTTGATAGAAAATATGGGGTTTGATATTACTTTGTTGAaaacttgtatgtgtgtgtgTCAACACCCACAAGTTGAGGAGCTTTTCACTCGGAATCGTGCTGCAACTTGTACAGGAACATGGGATTGCTTTTGGCTGCTAGCTGTTCGTCATGCAACCACATATGTCTGCCGAGTTTCTATAGTTTCACATGGATGAAAAGTCatataaatattcataattattgCTTTACAATAGTGTGCAACCtaagaaagtttaaaaactcacCCACATGGAGTAACTTTTTTTatccaaattttttatttttcataaaaaaatagagaaaaatacACTTTAATATTATGACCGCCCGGCCTCATTTACCCTGGGTGAGGCCGGACCCAAGAGCCCGTGAAACCTTCCTCTAGCTGACCGGTCCAACGCAAGCCTCGGTCTAAACAGGCAATGTAGACCAGGTTGGTCGCAAGTCCAAGGCCAGTGGGAAATGATCCAACTCGGTGATGTGACGTGAAGGAGAGCAGctgacccaatcacttcgcAGCCCTGTCTATATGCATGCTGGGGGAAATTAAATGACCGCCTGACGTGGAGAGAGATCTGACACGTCCATATATACGGGCCTAAGTGACAAAGACAAATAAAACTGTAACAAAGAGACCATTAGACGTCATTGGcagataaaaagaaaaggaataaaaagagagaaacGTCTTCCTCTCCATCTAAACTTATACTCACACTgtaaatcctattttctgaattttagaACATCAAATATTATgcattttttttcacttttaacATTAAGAAGGTATGTATTTTAgtctatgaaaaatatttaaaaaaaaaaaatttctaaaaaattattttctaaatataaattatttttcgtgAAATAATCcaaactttaaatttaaattaataaaatttattaaacgaGTATACATATAAAAAAGCATGTATATGGAAAGTACAAGCATTGTCCAGCGTTGTGTCCTAAGGATTGGGGAAATTTTTGTACATGTTTGCAACTGGATGCACATAGAAAAAATTTCCAAAGGATCATATAGCACACAACTTGGATGATTCTATTGATTGTTTGATTTGATATGGACAGGTGGAAATTTCAAATGATTGGCTGCCTAAAACCCCAATTTCAAATGAACTACCAAAAAAGTTTTGACTTTTAGGTGATTTAATTGTTTGCTTAAATATCTGGATTATATTCCACGACTTGCACTAGCTTTATGCAACTCTCgcttatataataataataataataatattattattattattattattattaagacggccgagttttttttatttaatgtgaAATCGA is a window from the Manihot esculenta cultivar AM560-2 chromosome 16, M.esculenta_v8, whole genome shotgun sequence genome containing:
- the LOC110608207 gene encoding probable WRKY transcription factor 65, whose translation is MNGKFNTNLLITQKEENDNIESGPDSPPSSLLNDTKMTSTSSPKRSKREIQKRVISVPIKDVEGSRLKAETAPPPSDSWAWRKYGQKPIKGSPYPRGYYRCSSSKGCPARKQVERSRVDPSLLVVTYSCEHNHPWPPPSKTHHHSNSSSTKLNLPKPEISTSSTKPENPEPEPEPEEKFTDLGDDSLISTDEFSWFVEMETTSSTILESPIFADERSTAEAEASMFFPMGEEDESLFADLEELPECTAVFRHHRGVGPQVQIC